CCCTTGCTCAATTTGCTTTGCCAGCTCAACACGCCCCGATGCCACAAAGAAATACATGGCTCCGCGCTGTCGTAAAAGCAACCTCTGCTCTATAGCCAAGGGTAGAGTCGGATAAAAATGGACTTCGGACTGAATCTGGTAAATACCGCGAGAAAAATAATCGAACTTTTTTTCTGCCAGCATTCTAAATAACCTACCATAACCTGTCGCGGTTACCAGTTGCAATCCATTGGCCTCCATTAGGGCTACGTCTGGCCACTGAGAACCCATGCCACCTCGCAGCTGAGCCAAATCTTCTAGGGATTTTATTGGGTTAAAACGCGACTGCTCTCCCGCGCGAATTAACAGCAATCGATACTGACTCAAGCCCTTAAGCAGCGGCACCTTAACGGCGAGCATCTGCCTTTCGAATTCGATGCTGGTTTGTGACCACAGTATATCGATGTCGCCCTGCTGCAAGGCCAAACGTAAACGCTGGTCTCGCACCCATTGCTGTTGCGGCTCTAGGGTCACCGCTTCGCTACCCTTAGGCGCCAAAGCCAACCTCAGCAGCTCGTAAAAGTAGTAATCCTCATGATTGACATCGTGGGAGAGTAAATAGGGTATTTTCAGACTGTCAGTATCAACTGGATGAGTAGGCGCGGCCCAAGCCTGTAACCCGGGATACAGCAGTGCTGCTATTAATAAGCGCTTTTTCAACATAAAAACCAAGTCTACCACCTTGTTGGGGATGCTTTAGCTAAAGCCTGTCATCACTTCAGCTTTGGAGAATCCCCCTTATGAGTTTAGTACACCCGCTTTGCTCCCTCCGGCCGGTTTTTAAATCGTTTTATCACCCACCAATATCGCTCTGGATAGGGTTCTATTATTCGCTCGATGGCCTTATTCATACGGCGCGTATCCGCCAACGGATCATCGCTGGGGAAGTTTTCCAGCGGTGAGTATATTTTCAACGTATAGCGCTTATTATAGCTGTTTCGATAATGACCAAAGGGTACCACCAAGGCACCCGTTGCCGCCGCCAACCGGCTAACCGCTATAGTCGTTGACGCAGGAACCCCCATAAAATCAGCAAATACCGTATTTTTGTTTTTCACTTCTATATCCGGTGCGTACCAGACAACCCCCTTCTTTTTAAGGGTTCGGGTAATACCAACTAAATTTCGTACCGAATAAAAGTGATCGCCATAATCGCGTCGAGCCGCATGTAAGAACTGGTCCACTATGGCATCACTGGGTTGACGGTAGGTAAACGCGAAAATACGGTCACGTCGGGCCAAAAAACCCGCCAATGCCGCGTTTAAATCTAGGCTGCCGTAATGGCAGGAAAGCATAATAATACCGCGATCAGACGCCAATGCCCGCTGCCAGTTTTCATCGCCTTCCAACTCCACCCGGCGCCAAAATTTAGCTGGGTTAGAAAACCAGGCATTCAAGGTTTCAGCCAACGTTATACCCAACTCCTTAAAGCAGGCTCTACCGAGTGCTGCACGAGCGCCTTGCGGCAACTGCGGATAACACAGCTCGATATTACTGCGCACGATATGCCGTAAGCGCACGGATAAAAGCTCACAAAGACGCCCAAACAAAGATCCCACAAATAACAATAACGAGTAAGGCAGCAAAGCCAAGAGACGACACAACACTAGAACCAAGCCCAACAGCCAGTATTTAGGGTGGCGATTTAGAAACAGCTTTGCCCAAAAATTTAGCGGGATGCCGGTGTTATCAACGGGCTTATACGGGCGGTCTGGCGGGGTAATCTCGGACATCTGTAAACTCTGTTAATACACGGTAAAAAGGGCGCGTAATTATTTCTTAGCTAAAACACGATTGCGATAAAAATCCAACACCATTCAACACCAAAGTGCCCTCAAGTGCTCAACAACGCTATTCCACATAGACGGTTACCGACTTAAAACCCGGTGTTTGACTGCGCCCATCCAAATCGCGGGGAATCAATACATTGGCCTCTGGATAGTACGCCATAATATTACCGGTACGCACATCGAAAGGCTTAACTTTTACTTGACGCATAACACCTGTAGCCGTGGAAACATCCACGGTTGTGTTATCTTCATAGCCACAAAGCGCCATATCGCTAGGGTTCATCAAAACCACCCAGCGCTCCGTTTGTCCTCGGTAAGTATCGCGCTCGTCAAAAATGATAGAATTAAATTGGCCCTCACTACGTACGCTGGTAAGGGTAAATTCATGCTGGCCTTTATGGTTGCGCCAAACGCCCATGTGCGATCGTTTAGGCATTGGATGGAAAACAAAATGTCCCCTGCCGTTGGCGGTGGCAAAAGCTGGCTTGTGCAATGTTCGCCCATCGATAGTGAACTCTTGCCTACTAGCATCAATGTTCGCGAGCTGTTCAAACCCCGGTACTACATCACTGATAAATTGCCGAATACGCTGGTGACTTCGGAACACAGAAAAATCAAAACGCTGCTCATCAACCACCGCCTCCGCTATCTCTCGTATGAGATCCACCTCCGAAGGCAATTGAGGAAAGCGGTTAATGCCGCCGTCGCTAAGGCGCACGAAATTAAACATGGACTCCTGGGTCGTTGGCTGCAGCTCCTCATCGCGCACACGAACAGGCAATAGTAGCGTTTCGCCCTCCACACCCTGAACATGACCGCTGTTCAACGTGGAGGTAATAAAACACTTAAACCCCACCCGGTTCATCGCTTCAGTGGCAAAGCAAGTATCGGGGTTAGATGCGAGTAAATTGCCACCCAGCATCATGGCGAAATCCATGTCTCGCTGATGCGCCGCCTGCATGCATGCCATGGTATCCAGCCCCTGAGCTGCGGGCAGCTCGCCACCCAGCTTTTGCTCAAGCTTTTCTTCCACAGCCTTTTTAAGTGCGGGGGTAAACCCCATTGACCCGGTGCCCTGAATATTGGAATGACCCCGCAAGGGTAAAAGCCCTGCACCGGGCCGCCCAATCATACCGCGCAGCAGCGCAAGAGCAACCAGCGTTTCAATGTTACCAACACCGTGCTGATGATGGGTAAGCCCCATACTCCAGCTGAATACCGCATTTTCTGCTTCGGCGTAAATCCGTGCCACCTGCTCAATTTGAGCACGAGGTAAGCCAGAACTTTGTTCTATTTCAGCCCATTCCAGCGACAATACTGATTTGGCAAACCGATCAAACCCTTCGGTGTACGCGCTAACAAAGTCGAGATTACAGCGCTCATTTTCCACTAGCCACTTCGCCATCCCCTGCATCAAACCAATATCACCGCCAAGATGTGGCTGCACATAAGCGCTCGCGATCTCTTCGCCACCCTTAACCATTGAGCGCCAATCACTTGGGGACGCAAAACGTACCATACCCGGCTCTTTCGCTGGATTGACAACAATGACCTTGCCACCGCGGCGACGACATTGAATAAGTGTCTTAACAAACCGCGGGTGATTCGACGCCGGGTTGGCGCCAAAAACAAAAATGCAATCGGCTTTATCAAGATCGTCGTATTGAATGGTGGCCGTACCTGTACCTAGGGTTGCATTCAATCCCACACCCGAGGCCTGATGACAGTAATAGGAACAATTATTGATATTGTTAGTGCCGTAAAGCCGCGCCATTAACTGCAGAATAAAGGCGGCTTCGTTCGACCCTCTACCCGATGCATAGAAAAAGCTACGCGAGGGAACAGCGGCCTTTAATCGTTCGGCCACCAAAGCTTTTGC
The Teredinibacter franksiae DNA segment above includes these coding regions:
- a CDS encoding FdhF/YdeP family oxidoreductase, with the protein product MNSHSRIIGGGWKAVLSVLRYSGKIGPIKLIQTLRSKNACKACAFGTGGQNGGFKNETRRGIEVCNKNIQAHLSDIRAGISPNIFLEKSVSDLARLTGKQLEDLGRLTTPLYKKAGDSHFSPIDYTQAKALVAERLKAAVPSRSFFYASGRGSNEAAFILQLMARLYGTNNINNCSYYCHQASGVGLNATLGTGTATIQYDDLDKADCIFVFGANPASNHPRFVKTLIQCRRRGGKVIVVNPAKEPGMVRFASPSDWRSMVKGGEEIASAYVQPHLGGDIGLMQGMAKWLVENERCNLDFVSAYTEGFDRFAKSVLSLEWAEIEQSSGLPRAQIEQVARIYAEAENAVFSWSMGLTHHQHGVGNIETLVALALLRGMIGRPGAGLLPLRGHSNIQGTGSMGFTPALKKAVEEKLEQKLGGELPAAQGLDTMACMQAAHQRDMDFAMMLGGNLLASNPDTCFATEAMNRVGFKCFITSTLNSGHVQGVEGETLLLPVRVRDEELQPTTQESMFNFVRLSDGGINRFPQLPSEVDLIREIAEAVVDEQRFDFSVFRSHQRIRQFISDVVPGFEQLANIDASRQEFTIDGRTLHKPAFATANGRGHFVFHPMPKRSHMGVWRNHKGQHEFTLTSVRSEGQFNSIIFDERDTYRGQTERWVVLMNPSDMALCGYEDNTTVDVSTATGVMRQVKVKPFDVRTGNIMAYYPEANVLIPRDLDGRSQTPGFKSVTVYVE
- a CDS encoding substrate-binding periplasmic protein, which gives rise to MLKKRLLIAALLYPGLQAWAAPTHPVDTDSLKIPYLLSHDVNHEDYYFYELLRLALAPKGSEAVTLEPQQQWVRDQRLRLALQQGDIDILWSQTSIEFERQMLAVKVPLLKGLSQYRLLLIRAGEQSRFNPIKSLEDLAQLRGGMGSQWPDVALMEANGLQLVTATGYGRLFRMLAEKKFDYFSRGIYQIQSEVHFYPTLPLAIEQRLLLRQRGAMYFFVASGRVELAKQIEQGLQVAQRDGRFDRLFNSVPRYRWAMSELERGGRRILELRSK
- a CDS encoding lysophospholipid acyltransferase family protein yields the protein MSEITPPDRPYKPVDNTGIPLNFWAKLFLNRHPKYWLLGLVLVLCRLLALLPYSLLLFVGSLFGRLCELLSVRLRHIVRSNIELCYPQLPQGARAALGRACFKELGITLAETLNAWFSNPAKFWRRVELEGDENWQRALASDRGIIMLSCHYGSLDLNAALAGFLARRDRIFAFTYRQPSDAIVDQFLHAARRDYGDHFYSVRNLVGITRTLKKKGVVWYAPDIEVKNKNTVFADFMGVPASTTIAVSRLAAATGALVVPFGHYRNSYNKRYTLKIYSPLENFPSDDPLADTRRMNKAIERIIEPYPERYWWVIKRFKNRPEGAKRVY